Proteins encoded together in one Leptospira bourretii window:
- a CDS encoding response regulator, translated as MSKKILLCDDAPTALKLMEMVLGDEGYEIFKAENAEQAMKSLELNGPFDGCVFDVNMPGKNGIELSRDFLAHPKGNGANILIVSTESSDHLRQAGKDAGVKAWIVKPFDDEDLIEVLKKIIG; from the coding sequence ATGTCAAAAAAAATATTACTATGCGATGATGCACCAACTGCATTGAAATTAATGGAAATGGTACTTGGAGATGAAGGTTATGAAATTTTCAAAGCCGAAAATGCAGAACAAGCAATGAAAAGTTTAGAACTCAATGGACCTTTCGACGGTTGTGTTTTTGACGTCAATATGCCTGGAAAAAATGGAATTGAGTTGTCTCGAGACTTTTTAGCTCACCCAAAAGGAAATGGTGCAAATATTTTGATCGTATCAACTGAATCGAGTGACCACCTGCGCCAAGCAGGAAAGGATGCGGGAGTAAAGGCATGGATTGTCAAACCATTTGATGATGAAGATTTAATTGAAGTATTAAAGAAAATTATCGGTTAA
- a CDS encoding protein-glutamate methylesterase/protein-glutamine glutaminase — protein MIKLLIVDDQNVVRNVLSEMFANNKTIQVVGTAANALEAKRLVPQLRPDVISLDVDMPGMSGIEFLDWLIPNFPTPVIMLSTYTVTGANATIQALQRGAMDFVKKPDGTESDFLRMLEELTFKIKKLGILTKPKQYIIPTANSKLTGLKGKQTNIKLIAIGASTGGTQALDFILHQLPNDLPPIVVVQHMPEHFTTLFAQRLNQTTGLPVKEAAHGDILETGHVYLAPGDQHLLVRRMAGRYYLELEVFDKVSGHRPSVDVLFNSIAKGKMGNDCLAVLLTGMGRDGAIGLKGIKDAGGRTVGQDEESSVVYGMPKEAFLLGAVEKQVSLSNIPNVILQILES, from the coding sequence ATGATCAAACTATTGATTGTTGATGACCAAAACGTAGTAAGAAATGTGCTTTCGGAAATGTTTGCCAATAACAAAACCATACAAGTTGTTGGTACTGCTGCTAATGCCTTAGAAGCAAAAAGGTTAGTTCCTCAGCTACGTCCAGATGTCATTAGTTTGGATGTTGATATGCCAGGAATGAGTGGCATTGAATTTTTAGATTGGCTAATTCCAAATTTTCCCACTCCGGTGATTATGTTAAGTACATATACGGTCACTGGAGCAAATGCAACAATCCAAGCTCTGCAACGAGGTGCTATGGATTTTGTAAAAAAACCAGATGGTACTGAATCTGATTTTTTGCGAATGTTAGAAGAATTAACATTTAAAATAAAAAAACTGGGAATCCTTACAAAACCTAAACAATATATAATACCAACAGCCAATTCAAAACTAACAGGTCTCAAAGGGAAACAAACCAATATCAAATTGATCGCAATTGGTGCTTCTACCGGAGGTACGCAAGCCCTGGATTTTATCTTACATCAATTACCGAATGATCTTCCGCCCATTGTTGTGGTCCAACATATGCCAGAACATTTTACAACTTTGTTTGCACAACGACTGAATCAAACTACGGGACTTCCTGTCAAAGAAGCAGCACATGGTGATATCCTTGAGACCGGCCACGTATATCTTGCTCCTGGGGATCAACATCTACTTGTCCGACGCATGGCAGGTCGGTATTATTTAGAATTAGAAGTATTTGATAAAGTGAGTGGTCATCGCCCTTCTGTCGATGTGTTATTTAATTCCATTGCAAAAGGAAAAATGGGTAACGACTGTTTGGCTGTTTTATTAACAGGAATGGGCAGAGATGGAGCAATCGGATTAAAAGGTATAAAAGATGCTGGTGGGAGGACTGTTGGACAAGATGAAGAATCAAGTGTCGTTTATGGAATGCCCAAAGAAGCTTTTTTATTAGGTGCTGTCGAAAAACAAGTCAGCCTTTCTAATATACCCAACGTTATTTTACAAATTTTAGAATCATAA